In a single window of the Streptomyces sp. NBC_00094 genome:
- a CDS encoding DUF3017 domain-containing protein yields MAAEGGVSGGDAIEGEAAKVAKAAKRRRFGLTTDTARPEGGGRAAPGDASAPARQWPLLTVLVLAGIGLVVVGADPFPQAFRVGTILVGAALLVGAVMRRVVPSVGMLAVRSRFTDMITYGVMGGLIVLLALMVQPYPWLRIPFLEDILHLTVT; encoded by the coding sequence ATGGCCGCCGAGGGTGGGGTCTCCGGGGGCGATGCCATCGAGGGCGAGGCGGCCAAGGTGGCCAAGGCGGCCAAGCGGCGCCGGTTCGGCCTCACCACCGACACGGCGCGGCCCGAGGGCGGCGGCCGGGCGGCGCCCGGCGACGCCTCCGCGCCCGCGCGTCAGTGGCCCCTGCTGACCGTCCTCGTCCTCGCCGGCATCGGACTGGTCGTGGTCGGGGCGGACCCGTTCCCGCAGGCCTTCCGGGTGGGCACGATCCTGGTCGGGGCCGCGCTGCTCGTGGGGGCCGTGATGCGCCGGGTGGTGCCGTCCGTGGGCATGCTGGCCGTCCGGTCCCGTTTCACGGACATGATCACGTACGGGGTCATGGGTGGCCTGATCGTGCTGCTCGCGCTCATGGTGCAGCCGTATCCCTGGCTGCGGATCCCGTTCCTGGAGGACATCCTCCACCTCACGGTGACCTAG
- a CDS encoding bifunctional methylenetetrahydrofolate dehydrogenase/methenyltetrahydrofolate cyclohydrolase yields MSAQILDGKATAAAIKSDLTVRVAALKEQGVTPGLGTVLVGEDAASQKYVAGKHRDCAQVGIASIQRHLPATATQEEIEAVVRELNEDPTCTGYIVQLPLPKGIDENRILELMDPAKDADGLHPTNLGRLVLNEPAPLPCTPNGVITLLRAHGVEIDGAEVVVVGRGVTIGRPMPLILTRRSENATVTQCHTGTRDLSAHLRNADIIVAAAGVPHLIKPEDVKPGAAVLDVGVSRNGEGKILGDVDPGVAEVAGWISPNPGGVGPMTRAQLLVNVVEAAERAAAAL; encoded by the coding sequence ATGAGCGCCCAGATTCTCGATGGCAAGGCCACCGCAGCCGCGATCAAGTCCGATCTGACCGTCCGTGTGGCGGCCCTCAAGGAGCAGGGCGTCACGCCCGGCCTCGGTACGGTCCTGGTCGGTGAAGACGCCGCCAGCCAGAAGTACGTGGCGGGAAAGCACCGTGACTGCGCCCAGGTCGGCATCGCCTCCATCCAGCGCCACCTCCCGGCCACCGCCACGCAGGAGGAGATCGAGGCGGTCGTACGGGAGCTGAACGAGGACCCGACCTGCACCGGCTACATCGTCCAACTCCCGCTGCCCAAGGGCATCGACGAGAACCGCATCCTGGAGCTGATGGACCCGGCCAAGGACGCGGACGGTCTGCACCCGACCAACCTCGGCCGCCTCGTGCTCAACGAGCCCGCGCCGCTGCCCTGCACCCCGAACGGCGTCATCACCCTGCTCCGCGCGCACGGCGTGGAGATCGACGGCGCGGAGGTCGTGGTCGTCGGCCGCGGCGTGACCATCGGCCGTCCGATGCCGCTCATCCTCACCCGCCGTTCCGAGAACGCGACCGTGACCCAGTGCCACACCGGCACCCGGGACCTTTCGGCGCACCTGCGCAACGCCGACATCATCGTGGCGGCGGCCGGCGTGCCGCACCTGATCAAGCCGGAGGACGTGAAGCCTGGCGCGGCCGTCCTCGACGTCGGCGTCTCGCGCAACGGCGAGGGCAAGATCCTCGGCGACGTGGACCCCGGTGTCGCCGAGGTGGCCGGCTGGATCTCCCCGAACCCGGGCGGTGTCGGCCCGATGACCCGCGCGCAGCTCCTCGTGAACGTCGTCGAGGCCGCCGAGCGCGCGGCCGCGGCGCTCTGA
- a CDS encoding malate dehydrogenase: MTRTPVNVTVTGAAGQIGYALLFRIASGHLLGADVPVKLRLLEIPQGVKAAEGTAMELDDCAFPLLKGIDIFDDPSQGFAGANVALLVGARPRTKGMERGDLLAANGGIFKPQGKAINDNAADDIKVLVVGNPANTNALIAQAAAPDVPAERFTAMTRLDHNRALTQLAQKTGASVEDIKRLTIWGNHSATQYPDIFHAEIAGKNAAEVVADEAWLADTFIPTVAKRGAAIIEARGASSAASAANAAIDHVHTWVNGTAAGDWASMGIPSDGSYGVPEGLISSFPVTCVDGKYEIVQGLEINDFSRSRIDASVQELSEERDAVRELGLI, encoded by the coding sequence ATGACCCGCACTCCCGTGAATGTCACCGTGACCGGCGCGGCCGGCCAGATCGGCTACGCGCTGCTCTTCCGCATCGCCTCGGGCCACCTGCTCGGCGCGGACGTGCCGGTCAAGCTGCGCCTCCTCGAGATCCCGCAGGGCGTGAAGGCCGCCGAGGGCACCGCCATGGAGCTCGACGACTGCGCGTTCCCGCTGCTCAAGGGCATCGACATCTTCGACGACCCGAGCCAGGGCTTCGCCGGTGCCAACGTCGCGCTGCTCGTCGGCGCCCGCCCCCGCACCAAGGGCATGGAGCGCGGTGACCTGCTCGCCGCCAACGGTGGCATCTTCAAGCCGCAGGGCAAGGCCATCAACGACAACGCCGCGGACGACATCAAGGTCCTCGTCGTCGGCAACCCGGCGAACACCAACGCCCTGATCGCCCAGGCCGCCGCCCCGGACGTGCCGGCCGAGCGCTTCACCGCGATGACCCGCCTGGACCACAACCGCGCGCTGACGCAGCTGGCCCAGAAGACCGGCGCCTCCGTCGAGGACATCAAGCGCCTCACCATCTGGGGCAACCACTCGGCGACCCAGTACCCGGACATCTTCCACGCGGAGATCGCCGGCAAGAACGCCGCCGAGGTCGTCGCCGACGAGGCGTGGCTGGCCGACACCTTCATCCCGACCGTCGCCAAGCGCGGCGCCGCGATCATCGAGGCCCGTGGCGCGTCCTCCGCCGCCTCCGCCGCGAACGCCGCCATCGACCACGTCCACACGTGGGTCAACGGCACCGCCGCGGGCGACTGGGCCTCCATGGGTATCCCGTCGGACGGTTCGTACGGCGTCCCGGAGGGCCTCATCTCCTCCTTCCCCGTCACCTGCGTCGACGGTAAGTACGAGATCGTCCAGGGCCTGGAGATCAACGACTTCTCCCGCTCCCGCATCGACGCCTCCGTGCAGGAGCTGTCGGAGGAGCGCGACGCGGTCCGCGAGCTCGGCCTCATCTGA
- a CDS encoding serine/arginine repetitive matrix protein 2: MSTRWNDETQSWETGGGVTGQAPVPAPPPVPVVPPPPPSYTPEYVPETGEWQYPVSSAPAPAGRPRARGAVVAGVAVAVLAAGSVGTWLIWDGGEGDRAGVAGAPPASVTASQETTSSDDTTDSPTGSPTDYPSDTETSYGTDSPSPSDSATTPPMDDIPPPGYHAVEDIKGFTVAVPEGWDRTESDQGVFYNAPDGRSLLQIFVIVEPGMTPYEALRGASEDGRANKPGYEEISLDRVTGEPGAPPDAAELVYAYSREGGRRKVVDRAFTAADGNHYAILSAGPEADWPKQREVLRVALDFFRPGAH; the protein is encoded by the coding sequence ATGAGCACCCGCTGGAACGACGAGACGCAGAGCTGGGAGACGGGCGGGGGCGTCACGGGCCAGGCCCCCGTTCCCGCCCCGCCCCCCGTTCCCGTCGTGCCCCCGCCGCCGCCCTCGTACACACCGGAGTACGTACCGGAGACGGGGGAGTGGCAGTACCCCGTCTCCTCGGCCCCGGCCCCGGCCGGCCGGCCGCGTGCGCGCGGCGCGGTCGTGGCGGGGGTCGCCGTCGCCGTCCTGGCGGCCGGTTCGGTGGGCACGTGGCTGATCTGGGACGGGGGCGAGGGGGACAGGGCCGGGGTGGCGGGAGCGCCGCCGGCCTCGGTCACGGCCTCGCAGGAGACGACGTCCTCGGACGACACGACGGACTCCCCGACGGGCTCCCCGACGGACTATCCGTCGGACACGGAGACCTCGTACGGGACGGACTCCCCGTCGCCCTCCGACTCCGCCACCACCCCGCCCATGGACGACATCCCCCCGCCCGGCTACCACGCCGTCGAGGACATCAAGGGCTTCACGGTCGCGGTCCCCGAGGGCTGGGACCGCACCGAGTCCGACCAGGGCGTCTTCTACAACGCGCCGGACGGACGGAGCCTCCTCCAGATCTTCGTCATCGTCGAGCCGGGCATGACCCCGTACGAGGCCCTGCGCGGGGCCTCCGAGGACGGCAGGGCCAACAAGCCCGGCTACGAGGAGATCAGCCTCGACCGGGTCACCGGCGAGCCGGGCGCCCCGCCCGACGCCGCCGAGCTGGTGTACGCGTACTCCCGTGAGGGCGGCCGTCGCAAGGTCGTCGACCGCGCCTTCACGGCGGCGGACGGCAACCACTACGCCATCCTCTCCGCGGGCCCGGAGGCCGACTGGCCCAAGCAGCGGGAGGTCCTGCGCGTGGCGCTGGACTTCTTCCGCCCGGGCGCGCACTGA
- a CDS encoding XRE family transcriptional regulator translates to MPGWKALSDELDPDVRAFTERIRRLIDRSGLAVTAVAERTGHDRSAWDAYLSARLPVPRSAVAALAEVTGADPGDLAQAWDRADRTWRRSDAPGGRRDGDGPGGPDDGEAPGGSVGRDGSEGSYGPDGSYDPGGLGDDRTMQIRRLERAPSPLPGPRPSDGSLSDDPPFGPRLSDSPHSDDPPPGSPPPPRRRSLLLYGAGVLGALLVVTAALLLVDLGGTDGTDGGAAAPPSSTAPTAAPRTSLPAGVQCTGPGCTGRDPEAMGCGGPLATTVARTRVGAALVEVRHSATCAAAWARITGAVPGDAVDVEVAGATRSATVSAGADTDAYTPMLAVTSGADARACATLADGREACTAN, encoded by the coding sequence ATGCCTGGCTGGAAGGCGCTGTCGGACGAACTCGACCCGGACGTCCGTGCGTTCACGGAGCGGATCCGTCGGCTGATCGACCGCAGCGGCCTCGCCGTCACGGCCGTCGCCGAACGCACCGGACACGACCGGAGCGCGTGGGACGCGTACCTGAGCGCGCGTCTGCCCGTCCCGAGGAGCGCGGTCGCGGCACTCGCCGAGGTGACGGGCGCCGACCCCGGGGACCTCGCGCAGGCATGGGACCGCGCGGACCGTACGTGGCGACGGAGCGACGCACCGGGGGGCCGCCGCGACGGGGACGGCCCCGGCGGCCCTGACGACGGGGAGGCTCCTGGCGGCTCCGTCGGCCGGGACGGCTCCGAGGGTTCGTACGGCCCCGACGGCTCGTACGACCCCGGCGGCCTCGGTGACGACCGGACCATGCAGATCCGGCGCCTCGAACGGGCACCGTCCCCGCTCCCCGGCCCCCGGCCCTCCGACGGCTCGCTCTCCGACGACCCGCCCTTCGGCCCCCGGCTCTCCGACAGCCCCCACTCCGACGACCCGCCCCCCGGCTCCCCGCCCCCGCCCCGCCGGCGGTCACTGCTCCTCTACGGCGCCGGGGTCCTCGGCGCCCTGCTCGTCGTCACCGCCGCCCTCCTCCTCGTCGACCTGGGCGGTACGGACGGTACGGACGGCGGGGCCGCCGCCCCGCCCTCGTCGACGGCTCCGACCGCCGCGCCCCGCACCAGCCTTCCCGCCGGGGTGCAGTGCACCGGCCCCGGCTGCACCGGCCGGGACCCGGAGGCCATGGGGTGCGGCGGGCCCCTCGCCACCACCGTCGCCCGCACCCGGGTCGGCGCCGCCCTGGTCGAGGTCCGCCACAGTGCGACGTGCGCGGCGGCCTGGGCCCGGATCACCGGCGCGGTGCCGGGGGACGCCGTCGACGTGGAGGTCGCGGGTGCCACCCGGAGCGCCACGGTCTCCGCCGGGGCCGACACCGACGCGTACACCCCGATGCTCGCCGTCACCTCGGGCGCCGACGCGCGGGCCTGCGCCACGCTGGCCGACGGGCGCGAGGCCTGTACCGCGAACTGA
- a CDS encoding isocitrate lyase/phosphoenolpyruvate mutase family protein yields the protein MSGDATAEVLRALHRGRAADDPLVLPGPWDAVSARAFEEAGFPALATPSAGIAAALGYEDGETPAAEMFAAVARIVRSVSVPVTADLEGGYGLPAAELVERVRESGAVGVNLEDTGPTGRLRDPRAHAEWLAEVREAAGPGLFVNARVDVYIRRAPDGTVVRDAAVARARLYAEAGADCVYPIAAPPADLPALRAALGDLPLNALSVPGGLSCTELGLLGASRVTFGDGLLVRATADLTALAAGLRDGGALMG from the coding sequence GGGGACGCGACCGCCGAGGTCCTGCGCGCCCTGCACCGGGGCCGGGCCGCGGACGATCCGCTGGTGCTGCCCGGCCCGTGGGACGCGGTGAGCGCCCGTGCCTTCGAGGAGGCCGGTTTCCCGGCGCTCGCGACGCCCAGCGCCGGGATCGCCGCCGCACTGGGGTACGAGGACGGGGAGACGCCGGCCGCGGAGATGTTCGCCGCCGTGGCGCGCATCGTCCGCTCCGTCTCCGTACCCGTCACGGCGGACCTGGAGGGCGGCTACGGACTGCCGGCCGCCGAACTGGTGGAGCGCGTACGGGAGTCCGGCGCCGTCGGCGTGAACCTGGAGGACACGGGACCGACCGGCCGGCTCAGGGACCCGCGGGCCCATGCGGAGTGGCTGGCGGAGGTACGGGAGGCCGCGGGCCCCGGACTCTTCGTCAACGCGCGCGTGGACGTGTACATCCGGCGGGCGCCCGACGGGACCGTGGTGAGGGACGCGGCGGTGGCCCGCGCCCGGCTCTACGCCGAGGCGGGCGCCGACTGCGTCTACCCGATCGCGGCCCCGCCCGCCGACCTGCCGGCCCTGCGCGCCGCGCTCGGCGACCTGCCGCTCAACGCCCTCTCCGTCCCCGGCGGCCTGTCCTGCACCGAGCTGGGACTGCTGGGCGCGAGCCGCGTCACCTTCGGCGACGGCCTGCTCGTGCGCGCCACGGCCGACCTGACGGCCCTGGCGGCGGGGCTCCGGGACGGCGGCGCGCTCATGGGCTGA